CAGTTCTCCAGATAGCGGATGACATCGCCCGGGTGCTCTTTTTTGTCAAGCGTCTCCGGCGGAAACGTAATATAAGCTCCCCCCAGGTCGCTAATGCCCTTCTCGAAGCTTACCCGGGTCCGCAGACTGGTCTCAGGGAAGAACAGAATCATGGTCCTGCCCTCCAGCAGCGGTTCTGGCTTGCTGAGCCGGAGCCGGTCGGTTAGTTCGAAGATATCGAGGATCTGCTCTGAAGTGAGCTGGTTTATATTCAGGAAATGCATAGATAAATCCCCCTCCCCTTGGTATGTAAGCAGCCAGAATGAATAATAATGAATAAATATACATCAATAAGTAATAGTATACAACGGAATTTTTACTGAAATTTTATTCCGCGCCATTCTACCGGCAGTTGAATCACGCGCATAAGCTCATTCAACCACCGTTTGATAGTATTGCGTCCTGCGGAGATGCTATGATGATTTCAGGCAGTGCGCACTGTACATTTTGTTCATTGGAGGGTATACCATGCTCGACTTGCGTAAGATTGGAGCTTATATTTCGAAGCTTCGCAAAGACCAGGATTGGACCCAATTGGAGCTTGCCGATCAACTGAATGTCAGCCATCAGGCGGTATCGAAATGGGAACGGGGCGAGTCGCTGCCGGATATCGGAACGCTTCCGCAGGTGGCGGGGTTATTCGGCAGAACGGTAGACGATATTCTAAATGCAGGAGACAATGAAGCAGACAGGGAGCGGCGGCACCTTGGATCGATTGTTGAGAGAATTGCAGAGAACAGGCCGGACCAGGTGGCAGAGATGGTCAATACCGGCAAGGCGGAAATAGAAGAGCTTATAGAGGTAGCGCCGCTCGTCAAAGCAAGCACTTTGCATAAGGTCACAGAAGAATTAGACAGCAGTACCCTTAGGCTGGATGTGATCATGCGCCTGGCTCCGTTCCTGGGATCAGATATATTAGATGAACTGGTTCATCAGGCAGAAAAAGAAGAAATTTCCTGGAATGTCGTTGCCGGACTTGCCCCGTTCGTCAGCCGCAGCACCTTAGGCCGGCTGGTCGATCTGTCGGCAGACGGCTCCAGCGATGTGAACAATCTAGTTGGGATTGCCCCGTTTCTTAACAGAGAGCATCTGGACCTGCTGGTGCAGCAAGCCAGAGAGGACAGCTTAAGCTGGAATTCCATTCAAGCGCTGGCCCCCTTTATCAGCAGAGAAACGTTAGGCCGTCTGGTGGACCGGGTGGAAGAGAGCCTTGCCGATGCAAATCGGCTGCTCGGAATTGCCCCTTTTTTGGACAGGGGGAAGCTTGAGCAGTTGCTTGGCAGAGTGGAGGCAAAGCGTCTTAGCCCGGATGTGCTGGCAAGCCTGGCTCCTTTTATCGATCAGGGGGTACTGAGCCGATTGGTAACCAGCATATTAAATAAAGCTAAGTAGACATTAAAAACAGAGCATAGGCGTACTGCCGCAATGCTCTGTTTTAACGTTATATCGGGTGCTGCGCTGCTACAATCCGAGCGTATTGCCTTTTTCCAGCCGCTGAATCTGCTTCTCCCCGTCATCTGCCAGCTCCCGGAACTGGGTGATCGTCTCGCGCATCTTGGGCAGGGCCTCCTGCTTGTAGGTGCTGATCGAATCCAGGGCAGAGAGGACGTCAGTGAATGCCTGCTTCAGCGTATCCACAGAGATACTGGTCTCCAGCGACTGCTTGTGAATGGCAGCGCCCTGCTCCTTCAGCATTCTGGAGGTGCCGCTGATGAGGTTATCGGTGGTCTGGTTCAGCAGCTCGATTTTTTGCAGGACAATCTTCTGGTTGTAGAGGGCGCTGGCGACCGTCACCGAGATTTTGAGCGCAGAGATGGTTACGTTCCTTGCCCGGTCTACACCGCGGATCAGCTCTTTGTTGTTGCGGATCACGACCTCGATAGCCATGATTCCCTGC
This region of Paenibacillus sp. FSL K6-1096 genomic DNA includes:
- a CDS encoding helix-turn-helix transcriptional regulator; its protein translation is MLDLRKIGAYISKLRKDQDWTQLELADQLNVSHQAVSKWERGESLPDIGTLPQVAGLFGRTVDDILNAGDNEADRERRHLGSIVERIAENRPDQVAEMVNTGKAEIEELIEVAPLVKASTLHKVTEELDSSTLRLDVIMRLAPFLGSDILDELVHQAEKEEISWNVVAGLAPFVSRSTLGRLVDLSADGSSDVNNLVGIAPFLNREHLDLLVQQAREDSLSWNSIQALAPFISRETLGRLVDRVEESLADANRLLGIAPFLDRGKLEQLLGRVEAKRLSPDVLASLAPFIDQGVLSRLVTSILNKAK